From Actinopolymorpha cephalotaxi, one genomic window encodes:
- a CDS encoding exodeoxyribonuclease III — protein MRFATWNVNSVGARLPRLEQWLDLAQPDVLCLQETKCAGDAFPSEGAVQRGYQVAAHGEGRWNGVAILSRVGLEQISRGFPGEPLAPPAQADGDPTLLEVPGSSAPEARAIGATCGSLRVWSVYVPNGRTLDSPQFPYKLAWLAALRAAVEPEVRSGDPFVIAGDFNVAPTDEDVWDPSAFIGSTHVTDDERRELADLRALGLEDVRPRALKHGTPYTYWDYRAGMFHKNQGMRIDLVYASRPEASRVTDAYVDREARKGKGPSDHAPIVVDLDL, from the coding sequence ATGAGATTCGCGACCTGGAACGTCAACTCGGTCGGTGCGCGCCTGCCACGGCTCGAGCAGTGGCTCGACCTCGCCCAGCCGGACGTGCTGTGCCTGCAGGAGACCAAGTGCGCCGGGGACGCCTTCCCGAGCGAGGGCGCGGTCCAGCGGGGTTACCAGGTCGCGGCCCACGGCGAGGGGCGCTGGAACGGCGTCGCGATCCTGTCCCGGGTGGGGCTGGAACAGATCTCCCGCGGGTTCCCCGGCGAGCCCCTCGCGCCTCCCGCGCAGGCCGACGGCGACCCCACGCTGCTCGAGGTCCCGGGCTCGTCGGCGCCCGAGGCCCGTGCGATCGGCGCGACCTGCGGGTCGCTGCGCGTGTGGTCGGTCTACGTACCCAACGGGCGGACGCTCGACAGCCCCCAGTTCCCGTACAAGCTGGCTTGGCTGGCCGCACTGCGCGCCGCCGTCGAGCCCGAAGTGCGGTCCGGCGACCCGTTCGTCATCGCCGGGGACTTCAACGTCGCGCCCACCGACGAGGACGTCTGGGACCCGTCGGCGTTCATCGGCTCCACCCACGTCACCGACGACGAACGCCGGGAGCTGGCCGACCTTCGGGCGCTCGGACTTGAGGACGTACGACCGCGGGCCCTCAAGCACGGAACGCCGTACACGTACTGGGACTACCGCGCCGGGATGTTCCACAAGAACCAGGGCATGCGCATCGACCTGGTGTACGCGAGCCGGCCGGAGGCCTCGCGGGTCACCGACGCGTACGTCGACCGCGAGGCCCGTAAGGGAAAAGGCCCCTCCGACCACGCCCCGATCGTCGTCGACCTCGACCTGTGA
- a CDS encoding glycoside hydrolase family 9 protein → MALKVAPPKVTAARTSQVVNGSFDAGTDPWWWTANAAAGVVSRLSARVPGGLANPWDVIIGQSDIRPQSGQAYTLSFAASATTPVTVRATVQLADPPYTAELSEPVGLGVEPQTYTCTFTAKTDTARGSVQFQLGGAGEPWTFSLGEVSLEPVVVDNSGRLRVNQLGYLPDGPKKATVASGATEPITWHLHDRDGQEVATGRSTPRGIDESSDQNVHTIDFSAYDTPGAGYTLTADGQTSDPFDISARLYDQLRSDALQFFYIQRSGIPIEAVLVGKAYARPAGHLGVPPNTGDTDVGCVPGVCDYRLDVRGGWYDAGDQGKYVVNGGIAAYQLLSTWERAQHAPTGQTAPLDDGRLRVPEHGDGVPDILDEARWEVEFLLRMQVPEGHPLAGMAHHKIHDRAWTDLPTQPQDDSQPRELHAPSTAATLNLAAVAAQAARLFRPYDPGFSVRCLAAATRAWAAAKPHPDIHASDADANGGGAYGDADVTDEFYWAAVELYLTIGDDHLLEQALASPVHTADVFPASGFSWQAVGALGRLDLATVPSGLPESQLAQVRTSVVDAADRYLATQAGQAYGQPLPGKKEFYAWGSNSSVLNNIVVMATAYDLTGKAAYRDGALEGMDYIFGRNALNYSYVTGYGARSAHNQHSRIYAHQLDPRLPAPPKGSVAGGPNAALQDPVAQQQLTGRAPQLCYVDDIWSYSTNEVAINWNSALAWAASFAASQGCR, encoded by the coding sequence ATGGCGCTGAAGGTCGCGCCGCCGAAGGTCACCGCCGCCCGGACCAGCCAGGTGGTCAACGGTAGCTTCGACGCGGGCACGGATCCGTGGTGGTGGACGGCGAACGCAGCCGCGGGAGTCGTCAGCCGGCTGTCTGCGCGAGTACCAGGCGGTCTTGCGAACCCGTGGGACGTGATCATCGGCCAGAGTGACATTCGGCCGCAGAGTGGGCAGGCGTACACACTCAGCTTCGCCGCTTCGGCAACCACGCCGGTCACGGTTCGAGCGACGGTGCAACTTGCCGATCCGCCCTACACCGCCGAGCTGTCGGAGCCGGTAGGCCTGGGTGTCGAGCCGCAGACGTACACCTGCACCTTCACCGCCAAGACGGACACCGCTCGCGGCAGCGTGCAGTTCCAGCTCGGAGGGGCCGGCGAGCCGTGGACGTTCAGCCTGGGCGAGGTGTCCTTGGAGCCGGTCGTTGTCGACAACTCGGGCCGACTGCGGGTCAACCAGCTCGGCTACCTTCCCGACGGACCGAAGAAGGCCACGGTGGCGAGCGGGGCGACCGAGCCGATCACGTGGCACCTGCACGACCGGGACGGACAGGAGGTTGCCACCGGCCGGTCGACTCCCCGCGGGATCGACGAGTCGTCGGATCAGAACGTCCACACCATCGACTTCTCCGCCTACGACACACCGGGCGCGGGCTACACCCTCACCGCCGACGGGCAGACCAGCGACCCGTTCGACATCTCCGCTCGCCTGTACGACCAGCTGCGTTCGGACGCACTGCAGTTCTTCTACATTCAGCGCAGCGGTATCCCGATCGAAGCCGTCCTCGTCGGCAAGGCCTACGCCCGCCCTGCCGGACACCTCGGTGTGCCGCCCAACACCGGCGACACCGACGTCGGCTGCGTACCAGGCGTGTGTGACTACCGGCTGGACGTCCGCGGCGGCTGGTACGACGCCGGAGATCAAGGCAAGTACGTTGTCAACGGCGGGATCGCCGCCTACCAGCTGCTCAGCACCTGGGAACGCGCCCAGCATGCGCCCACCGGGCAGACCGCACCCCTGGACGACGGCCGGCTGCGAGTCCCAGAACACGGCGACGGCGTGCCCGACATCCTCGACGAGGCCCGGTGGGAGGTCGAGTTCCTTCTTCGTATGCAGGTGCCCGAAGGACACCCACTCGCCGGGATGGCACACCACAAGATCCACGACCGGGCCTGGACCGACCTGCCGACGCAGCCCCAGGACGACTCACAGCCGCGCGAGCTGCACGCACCGTCCACCGCGGCGACGTTGAACCTCGCTGCCGTGGCCGCGCAGGCCGCTCGCCTCTTCCGGCCCTACGACCCCGGCTTCTCCGTTCGCTGCCTGGCCGCGGCGACCCGCGCCTGGGCGGCGGCGAAGCCACATCCGGACATCCACGCAAGCGATGCCGACGCCAACGGCGGTGGTGCCTACGGCGATGCCGACGTCACGGACGAGTTCTACTGGGCTGCCGTGGAGCTCTACCTCACCATCGGCGACGACCACCTTCTGGAGCAGGCGCTCGCGTCCCCTGTGCACACCGCCGACGTCTTCCCTGCGAGCGGCTTCAGCTGGCAGGCGGTGGGCGCCCTCGGGCGACTGGACCTGGCGACGGTTCCGAGCGGTCTGCCGGAGAGCCAACTCGCCCAGGTGCGCACGTCGGTGGTCGATGCCGCCGACCGCTACCTGGCCACCCAGGCGGGACAGGCGTACGGGCAGCCGCTGCCGGGGAAGAAGGAGTTCTACGCCTGGGGGTCCAACTCCAGTGTCCTCAACAACATCGTCGTGATGGCCACCGCGTACGACCTGACCGGCAAAGCTGCCTACCGCGACGGCGCTCTTGAGGGCATGGACTACATCTTCGGACGCAATGCGCTCAACTACTCCTACGTCACCGGGTACGGCGCCAGAAGCGCCCACAACCAGCACTCCCGCATCTACGCTCACCAGCTCGATCCCAGGCTGCCCGCGCCGCCGAAGGGCTCAGTCGCCGGCGGCCCCAATGCCGCCCTGCAGGACCCGGTCGCCCAGCAACAACTGACCGGTCGCGCACCCCAGCTCTGCTACGTCGACGACATCTGGTCCTACTCCACCAACGAGGTCGCCATCAACTGGAACTCCGCCCTTGCCTGGGCCGCCTCGTTCGCCGCCTCCCAGGGCTGCCGGTAG
- a CDS encoding TIGR03086 family metal-binding protein: MSTNQQDSTTQSSDAPLAAGSTDLVALDAHAVRAGVDLLARATQADLTRPTPCVEWTLEDLLTHMAVQHDGFAAASRGEADPDLWKVRPLGDDPIAAYRASAERLVEAFAEDGVLERMFPLPEFREEPFPGRQAVSFHLVDYVVHSWDVAKSLGVAVELEPAVVEAAYEIAQMVPTGEARLVPGAPFGPEIAVSGGTRLDQVVAHLGRSPNWPG; this comes from the coding sequence ATGTCTACCAATCAGCAGGACTCGACCACCCAGTCATCCGACGCCCCGCTCGCCGCCGGCTCCACCGATCTCGTCGCGCTGGACGCGCACGCTGTCCGGGCCGGCGTCGACCTCCTGGCGCGGGCCACCCAGGCAGACCTGACCAGGCCGACACCATGCGTGGAGTGGACGCTGGAGGACCTGCTCACCCACATGGCCGTCCAGCACGACGGCTTCGCCGCCGCGTCCCGAGGTGAGGCGGACCCCGACCTGTGGAAAGTACGTCCGCTCGGCGACGATCCGATCGCGGCCTACCGTGCCTCCGCCGAACGACTCGTGGAGGCGTTCGCCGAGGACGGCGTACTGGAGCGGATGTTCCCACTCCCGGAGTTCCGCGAGGAGCCGTTCCCCGGCCGGCAAGCGGTCTCGTTCCACCTCGTCGACTACGTCGTGCACTCCTGGGACGTCGCGAAGTCCCTTGGCGTGGCGGTCGAGCTGGAGCCGGCGGTCGTGGAGGCGGCGTACGAGATCGCACAGATGGTGCCGACCGGCGAGGCCAGGCTGGTGCCCGGAGCTCCGTTCGGCCCGGAGATCGCCGTCAGCGGTGGGACGCGCCTGGACCAGGTCGTCGCCCACCTCGGCCGCTCACCGAACTGGCCCGGGTGA
- a CDS encoding MarR family winged helix-turn-helix transcriptional regulator produces MTDRAGRRRDSTRRESDRRDLGAMVHPVLRLLIAVELPILAAHEVSMWGYSVLTALDDGPVRTQATLAEAIGADKTRIIGTLDELQDAGLISRTPDPNDRRARLLEITDEGRRLRRAVRAEIRAKEESLLATLTPTERTAFVRALEKLSALSPEDLPDRGLS; encoded by the coding sequence GTGACCGACCGGGCCGGCAGACGCCGCGACAGCACCCGCCGCGAGAGTGATCGTCGCGATCTCGGCGCGATGGTTCATCCGGTGCTGCGGTTGCTGATCGCGGTCGAACTCCCGATCCTCGCCGCGCACGAGGTCTCGATGTGGGGCTACAGCGTGCTCACGGCCCTGGACGACGGGCCGGTGCGCACCCAGGCCACGCTGGCGGAGGCGATCGGGGCGGACAAGACCCGTATCATCGGCACGCTCGACGAACTCCAGGACGCCGGGCTGATCTCGCGTACGCCCGATCCGAACGACCGTCGCGCCAGACTGCTGGAGATCACGGACGAGGGCCGCCGGCTCCGCCGCGCGGTGCGGGCGGAGATCAGGGCGAAGGAGGAGAGCCTGCTCGCCACCCTCACCCCGACCGAACGCACCGCCTTCGTGCGCGCCCTGGAGAAGCTGTCCGCACTCTCACCGGAGGACCTGCCCGACCGGGGCCTGTCCTAA
- a CDS encoding ABC transporter permease, translating into MTTPVSKPTPTQVRTYADPRDPIDRTWLRRQARHLRLWRRFLSQAIVRETHYRAHFVTTLAVGVVQLGLALVPILLLYGYTDDLRGWSQAQVLTLVGVYQVVTGVLAAFVAPNLNRMTTYITEGELDVVLVRPVSSQFYLTLRWINVAELGNVASGLVLLVFGLVRSGVTPNPLEIVQALVLAACGTVLLAGVWCAMSFSAFWIQSVNPIGMLYTSLAESGRYPLVFFPFAVRTFLTFVFPVAFASTLPAQALHGGVGWLPVVGGVALTAVVVALVRAQWRRGLRSYASASS; encoded by the coding sequence ATGACGACACCTGTTTCGAAACCGACACCCACACAGGTGCGCACGTACGCCGACCCGAGGGACCCGATCGACCGGACCTGGCTGCGACGGCAGGCGCGGCATCTGCGGCTGTGGCGGCGGTTCCTGTCGCAGGCGATCGTGCGGGAGACCCACTACCGCGCGCACTTCGTGACCACGCTGGCCGTGGGGGTGGTGCAACTCGGGCTTGCGCTCGTTCCGATCCTTTTGCTGTACGGCTACACCGACGACCTGCGCGGCTGGTCGCAGGCGCAGGTCCTCACCCTCGTCGGTGTCTACCAGGTGGTGACGGGAGTGCTCGCGGCGTTCGTGGCGCCCAACCTGAACCGGATGACCACCTACATCACCGAGGGCGAGCTCGACGTGGTGCTCGTACGCCCGGTGTCCAGCCAGTTCTACCTGACGCTGCGATGGATCAACGTCGCCGAACTCGGCAACGTCGCCAGCGGCCTGGTGCTGCTGGTGTTCGGGCTCGTCCGCTCGGGGGTGACCCCGAACCCGCTGGAGATCGTCCAGGCGCTGGTGCTCGCGGCCTGCGGCACCGTGCTGCTGGCCGGCGTGTGGTGTGCGATGTCGTTCAGCGCGTTCTGGATCCAGTCGGTGAACCCGATCGGCATGCTCTACACGAGTCTGGCGGAGTCGGGCCGCTATCCGCTGGTGTTCTTCCCGTTCGCGGTGCGTACCTTCCTCACATTCGTGTTCCCGGTCGCGTTCGCGTCGACGCTGCCGGCGCAGGCGCTGCACGGCGGCGTCGGCTGGCTGCCGGTGGTCGGAGGGGTCGCCCTCACCGCGGTCGTGGTGGCGCTCGTGCGCGCGCAGTGGCGGCGCGGCCTGCGCTCCTACGCCAGCGCGAGTAGTTAG
- a CDS encoding ABC transporter permease encodes MTSVLRNLRILRRMTAAHIAMSLTYRGEWVVFMAANISVPIISLLIWRTALANGAQLPVDEDYLTTYFVLLSMVTMATSSWMTGFLSQAIRLGKLSSWMVRPASLLLDFVANNLSEKLLKTFALVPMVGVLWWIFRDSMRVPSGPGHLAVFVVSVVLAAVLVFTIDILVAALTFWMDDVTALHQARLIIANVLSGAIVPLALMPDWSRGFVDLQPFRYTVSFPVEIVSGHLSNAEILTGMGIQLGYVVGFGVLARVVWAAGIRGYSAVGA; translated from the coding sequence ATGACCTCCGTACTCCGTAACCTCCGGATCCTCCGGCGGATGACCGCCGCCCACATCGCCATGTCACTGACCTACCGCGGCGAGTGGGTGGTCTTCATGGCGGCCAACATCAGTGTGCCGATCATCTCGCTGCTCATCTGGCGTACGGCGCTCGCGAACGGCGCGCAACTCCCGGTTGACGAGGACTACCTCACGACCTACTTCGTGTTGCTGAGCATGGTCACGATGGCCACCTCCTCGTGGATGACCGGCTTCCTGTCCCAGGCGATCAGGCTCGGCAAGCTCTCCAGCTGGATGGTGCGGCCCGCGTCGTTGCTGCTGGACTTCGTGGCGAACAACCTCTCCGAGAAGCTGCTCAAGACCTTCGCGCTGGTGCCGATGGTCGGTGTGCTGTGGTGGATCTTCCGGGACTCGATGCGCGTGCCGTCCGGGCCGGGGCACCTCGCGGTGTTCGTGGTCAGCGTCGTACTCGCCGCCGTCCTGGTGTTCACGATCGACATCCTGGTCGCCGCCCTGACGTTCTGGATGGACGACGTGACGGCGTTGCACCAGGCGCGGCTGATCATCGCGAACGTGCTGTCCGGTGCGATCGTCCCGCTGGCGTTGATGCCGGACTGGTCGCGGGGTTTCGTCGACCTGCAGCCGTTCCGCTACACCGTGTCGTTTCCGGTCGAGATCGTCTCCGGTCACCTGTCGAACGCCGAGATCCTCACCGGCATGGGCATTCAGCTCGGGTACGTCGTCGGGTTCGGTGTGCTCGCCCGCGTGGTCTGGGCGGCCGGGATCCGTGGCTACTCGGCGGTGGGCGCATGA
- a CDS encoding ABC transporter ATP-binding protein: protein MTSVHASTDPAQPDARPQPDRPTVIAAAGLTKTYTFHDQGAGLAGAVRSLVRRRYQTRLAVDSIDFTIGRGEVVGLLGPNGAGKTTTLKMLSGLLYPTSGELEILGHTPSRRRPDYLRRIALVMGQKTMLWWDVPAMESLLLHKEMYDLSTAEFERNVDELAELLEVRDLLNVQVRKVSLGERMKLELMAALVHRPEILFLDEPTIGLDVVAKARVRAFLAEVTRRHGTTILVTSHDMDDIEALCSRVMVIDHGRLQYDGSLSGLVHAARPRKLVRATYARPVDASALAGLADLDGVAVGSDGSDQTVSLEVERERTGEVLEQLTRLGPLVDLDVADADVEEIMRDLFLRRGTVGTVGTEQVR from the coding sequence GTGACATCGGTTCACGCATCTACCGACCCAGCTCAGCCCGACGCCCGACCTCAGCCCGACCGGCCGACGGTCATCGCGGCTGCCGGGCTCACCAAGACCTACACGTTCCACGACCAGGGCGCCGGGCTGGCCGGTGCGGTCCGGAGCCTGGTCCGGCGCAGATACCAGACCCGCCTCGCGGTCGACAGCATCGACTTCACGATCGGCCGCGGCGAGGTCGTCGGCCTGCTCGGCCCGAACGGCGCCGGCAAGACCACGACCCTGAAGATGCTGTCCGGTCTGCTCTACCCCACCTCCGGCGAGCTGGAGATCCTCGGGCACACACCGTCGCGCCGCCGGCCGGACTATCTCCGCCGCATCGCCCTGGTCATGGGCCAGAAGACGATGCTGTGGTGGGACGTTCCGGCGATGGAGAGTCTCCTGCTGCACAAGGAGATGTACGACCTGTCGACGGCTGAGTTCGAGCGCAACGTCGACGAACTGGCCGAGTTGCTGGAGGTACGCGACCTGCTGAACGTCCAGGTGCGCAAGGTCTCTCTCGGCGAGCGGATGAAGCTCGAACTCATGGCCGCACTCGTACACCGCCCGGAGATCCTCTTCCTGGACGAGCCGACGATCGGCCTGGACGTGGTGGCCAAGGCCCGCGTTCGCGCGTTCCTCGCCGAGGTGACCAGGCGGCACGGCACCACGATCCTGGTCACCAGCCACGACATGGACGACATCGAGGCGCTCTGCTCGCGGGTGATGGTGATCGACCACGGCCGGCTGCAGTACGACGGAAGCCTGAGCGGGCTCGTCCACGCCGCGCGACCACGCAAACTGGTCCGGGCGACCTACGCACGGCCCGTCGACGCGAGCGCGCTGGCCGGTCTGGCAGACCTGGACGGGGTGGCGGTCGGGAGCGACGGCTCGGACCAGACCGTCTCGCTGGAGGTCGAGCGGGAGCGCACCGGAGAGGTTCTCGAACAGCTGACCAGACTCGGACCGCTGGTGGACCTCGACGTCGCGGACGCGGACGTCGAGGAGATCATGCGGGACCTGTTCCTTCGCCGGGGCACGGTCGGCACCGTCGGGACGGAGCAGGTGCGATGA
- a CDS encoding HelD family protein — protein MPPAPSTPSAPSSPTAPSNPTAPSNPTGTSEPTVDPELAAERAHLRMARAALERMHGEVVDTETPVIVHSDTDSYWDNKFYQWSREHRAEVLLDLPRIPLFFGRLDCEPGAVFDHAEGDGRVPGPDGDIDRIYIGRRHIREPDGAPLVIDWRARVAMPFYRAGPADPQRVLVRRRHGFAHEPGPDGFVDVTAYEDEAVSGAKVDATEGFSDLVSAEIERPRSGPMRDIVATIQPDQDVLVRAPLDTTICVQGAPGTGKTAVGLHRVAYLLYAERTRLARDGGIAIIGPNRSFLQYIRHVLPALGEVFVQQLTFPDLIRRYYPDHPMTESEEDTATVTVKGDARMAAVLRRALWSGVGVGDDIEALVYSKGASRFRVPDYEVREIAAGVVETATRYAPGRTTLAQRLAHAVLLRMEQRGGTPDDRTQNAVARSAPARRILNQVWPQRTPEQVLHRLLSDAGFLAEAAGDDLTAQEQKALLWRKPYRSVKSARWSEADLVLLDELGELLEREPRRGHLVVDEAQDLSAMQLRALGRRCRTATVLGDLAQATTPYASTSWESVLAQLEAGEASEIVELTRGFRVPAAIIEFAARLLPALQPDLAKPVSLRRAAGGLDVAATAGSEVTAEDVLQACLRIDEEGGGAGSIGVIATDVEIRRIFDRLAAEPNRSALDKAGLTPAMLGDSENALEHFRLVCVPASLAKGLEFDGVVVVEPATIVDAEPRGLNRLYVALTRAVSALTVLHARPLPSELASGSRRH, from the coding sequence ATGCCCCCTGCCCCATCCACCCCCTCCGCCCCGTCAAGCCCCACCGCCCCGTCGAACCCCACCGCCCCGTCGAACCCCACCGGCACCTCCGAGCCCACCGTGGATCCGGAACTGGCCGCCGAACGCGCGCACCTGCGGATGGCTCGAGCGGCGCTGGAACGCATGCACGGCGAGGTGGTCGACACCGAGACACCGGTCATCGTCCACTCCGACACCGACAGCTACTGGGACAACAAGTTCTACCAGTGGTCGCGCGAGCACCGGGCCGAAGTTCTGCTGGACCTGCCGAGGATCCCGTTGTTCTTCGGGCGACTGGACTGCGAGCCGGGCGCGGTCTTCGACCACGCCGAGGGCGACGGCCGCGTGCCAGGCCCCGACGGTGACATCGACCGGATCTACATCGGCCGCCGGCACATCCGTGAGCCCGACGGCGCGCCGCTGGTGATCGACTGGCGAGCCCGGGTCGCGATGCCGTTCTACCGGGCCGGGCCCGCCGATCCGCAGCGAGTGCTGGTACGCCGCCGGCACGGCTTCGCCCACGAGCCCGGGCCCGACGGCTTCGTCGACGTGACGGCGTACGAGGACGAAGCGGTGAGCGGCGCGAAGGTCGACGCCACGGAGGGCTTCTCCGACCTGGTGTCGGCGGAGATCGAGCGGCCGCGTTCGGGTCCGATGCGCGACATCGTGGCCACCATCCAGCCTGACCAGGACGTACTCGTCCGGGCGCCGCTGGACACCACGATCTGCGTGCAGGGAGCACCCGGTACCGGCAAGACGGCGGTCGGGCTGCACCGGGTCGCCTACCTGCTGTACGCCGAACGCACCCGGCTGGCCCGCGACGGCGGAATCGCGATCATCGGCCCGAACCGCTCGTTCCTGCAGTACATCCGGCACGTACTCCCCGCACTCGGTGAGGTCTTCGTCCAGCAGTTGACGTTCCCGGACCTGATCCGCCGCTACTACCCCGACCACCCGATGACCGAGAGCGAGGAGGACACCGCCACGGTCACCGTGAAGGGCGACGCCCGGATGGCGGCCGTGCTGCGGCGTGCGCTGTGGTCAGGCGTGGGAGTCGGTGACGACATCGAGGCGCTCGTCTACAGCAAGGGCGCGAGCCGCTTCCGGGTGCCCGACTACGAGGTACGCGAGATCGCCGCTGGTGTGGTCGAGACCGCCACCCGCTACGCCCCCGGCCGCACCACGCTCGCGCAGCGGCTGGCGCACGCTGTCCTGCTGCGGATGGAACAACGCGGAGGCACCCCCGACGACCGGACCCAGAACGCCGTGGCCAGGTCCGCCCCGGCCAGGCGAATCCTCAACCAGGTATGGCCGCAGCGTACGCCGGAGCAGGTGCTGCACCGGCTGCTGTCCGACGCCGGCTTCCTCGCGGAGGCGGCCGGTGACGACCTCACCGCGCAGGAGCAGAAGGCCCTGCTGTGGCGCAAGCCCTACCGCTCGGTGAAGTCGGCCCGCTGGTCCGAGGCGGACCTGGTCCTCCTCGACGAGCTGGGCGAACTCCTCGAACGCGAACCCCGCCGCGGCCATCTGGTCGTCGACGAGGCGCAGGACCTGTCCGCGATGCAGTTGCGTGCGCTCGGCCGGCGTTGCCGTACGGCCACCGTGCTCGGCGACCTGGCCCAGGCCACGACGCCGTACGCCTCCACCTCCTGGGAGTCCGTCCTGGCCCAGCTAGAGGCGGGCGAGGCGAGTGAGATCGTGGAACTCACCCGCGGGTTCCGGGTGCCGGCCGCGATCATCGAGTTCGCCGCCAGGCTGCTGCCCGCACTGCAACCCGACCTCGCCAAGCCCGTCAGCCTGCGCCGGGCAGCCGGTGGCCTCGACGTCGCCGCGACCGCCGGTTCGGAGGTGACCGCCGAGGACGTTCTGCAGGCCTGCCTGCGGATCGACGAGGAGGGTGGCGGTGCGGGATCGATCGGCGTCATCGCCACCGACGTGGAGATCCGGCGGATCTTCGACCGCCTGGCCGCCGAGCCGAACAGGTCGGCGCTCGACAAGGCCGGGTTGACACCGGCCATGCTCGGCGACTCCGAGAACGCGCTGGAACACTTCCGGCTCGTGTGCGTGCCCGCCTCGCTGGCAAAGGGGCTGGAGTTCGACGGCGTGGTCGTGGTCGAACCCGCGACGATCGTGGATGCCGAGCCGCGTGGACTCAACCGGCTGTACGTCGCGCTCACCCGCGCCGTCTCCGCGCTGACCGTCCTGCACGCCCGGCCCCTTCCGAGCGAGCTCGCAAGCGGAAGTCGACGCCATTGA
- a CDS encoding ArsR/SmtB family transcription factor, translating into MRDVDVIADPASAVTALDPLRARLLAELREPASASTLAGRLGLPRQRVNYHLRLLEKHGLVEAAGERTWGGLTERHFVATAAGYVVSPEALGAAASAPRAEADEADRMSAAYVVALAARVVAEVGGMARTAVRQRKRLPVYGLDTAVRFSSPADRAAFAEELTAAVNRLASKYHDERTPNGRWQRLTISMHPVPKGVDPGTPSVDAAEGRGHR; encoded by the coding sequence ATGCGTGATGTCGACGTGATCGCGGATCCGGCTTCCGCGGTGACCGCTCTGGATCCCCTCCGGGCCAGGTTGCTGGCAGAGTTGCGAGAGCCGGCCTCCGCGTCCACCCTGGCGGGCCGGCTCGGCCTGCCCCGGCAGCGGGTCAACTACCACCTGCGCCTGCTGGAGAAACACGGCCTGGTGGAGGCGGCGGGCGAGCGCACCTGGGGTGGGCTGACCGAACGCCACTTCGTCGCCACCGCCGCCGGATACGTCGTCTCACCGGAAGCCCTGGGCGCGGCCGCGAGCGCACCCAGGGCTGAGGCGGACGAAGCCGACCGGATGTCGGCCGCGTACGTCGTCGCCCTCGCCGCCCGGGTGGTCGCCGAGGTCGGCGGGATGGCCCGCACCGCCGTACGCCAGCGTAAGCGGTTGCCCGTCTACGGTCTGGACACCGCGGTCCGCTTCTCCTCACCCGCCGATCGGGCGGCATTCGCGGAGGAGCTCACGGCCGCGGTGAACCGGCTGGCCTCGAAGTACCACGACGAACGCACACCGAACGGACGCTGGCAGCGGTTGACCATCTCGATGCATCCCGTACCGAAAGGCGTCGACCCCGGCACACCGAGTGTGGACGCAGCGGAAGGTCGGGGGCACCGATGA
- a CDS encoding SRPBCC family protein encodes MSDDDRIDPSARFASNEIEVPGTPEEVWEAIATGPGHAAWIFPADIEPEDGGAMVIRRHPYGEDVDATVTAWTPPERFEYDEPIGVDAKPLTTEILVQAKDGGHCVVRVVCGFRDHGEDWEDLVEGAGEGWRMSLTVLRAYLTHFAGQRAVQLDASAPLRVPEPERRQSSAVLFDVLGLSGLAAGEDFRTPAGTPALEGTVEHLDPGYVLLRVTQPYAALYAISCFPMADGAPLSANVMARLYGTPSDVARREQAIWRAWLADLSSIFEQ; translated from the coding sequence ATGAGCGACGACGACCGCATCGACCCGTCCGCCCGGTTCGCGTCGAACGAGATCGAGGTCCCGGGCACACCGGAGGAGGTGTGGGAGGCGATCGCCACCGGTCCGGGACACGCCGCCTGGATCTTTCCGGCCGACATCGAACCCGAGGATGGCGGCGCGATGGTGATCCGCCGCCATCCCTACGGCGAGGACGTCGACGCCACCGTGACGGCCTGGACACCTCCGGAGCGCTTCGAGTACGACGAGCCGATCGGTGTGGACGCCAAGCCCCTGACCACCGAGATTCTCGTGCAGGCCAAGGACGGCGGGCATTGCGTCGTCCGGGTGGTGTGCGGGTTCCGCGACCACGGCGAGGACTGGGAGGATCTTGTCGAGGGCGCGGGCGAAGGTTGGCGAATGTCCTTGACCGTCCTGCGGGCATACCTCACCCACTTCGCCGGACAACGGGCGGTGCAGCTCGATGCGAGCGCACCCCTGCGCGTTCCCGAGCCGGAACGGCGCCAGTCGTCCGCAGTCCTGTTCGACGTGCTCGGACTGAGCGGCCTCGCCGCCGGTGAAGACTTCCGCACACCCGCGGGCACACCCGCCCTGGAGGGAACAGTCGAACACCTCGACCCGGGATATGTACTACTGCGTGTGACCCAGCCGTACGCGGCGCTGTATGCGATCTCCTGCTTCCCGATGGCCGACGGAGCGCCGCTCTCGGCGAACGTGATGGCGCGGCTGTACGGCACACCGTCCGACGTCGCCCGACGAGAGCAGGCGATCTGGCGGGCCTGGCTCGCCGACCTGTCATCGATCTTCGAACAGTGA